In Bradyrhizobium sp. CCBAU 051011, the following are encoded in one genomic region:
- the mddA gene encoding methanethiol S-methyltransferase, translating to MSITMQNGPNAASPAVASLATRLLTLCYGGIVYLIFFGTFLYAVGFVSGFVVPKTVDTGSTSSLTTALLVNLVLMSIFAVQHSGMARQGFKKLFARFASPAIERSTYVLLASLSLILLFWQWQPMPAVVWSIENPTLAGVVTSGGFVGWLIVLYSTFLISHFELFGLTQVVSHFAGRVVEPMKFKTPGLYRLIRHPIYLGFIIAFWCTPTMTLGHLLFAAVTTAYIFVGIYLEERDLVAMFGDQYRRYREKVAMLVPGVF from the coding sequence ATGTCGATTACGATGCAAAATGGACCGAATGCGGCGTCTCCCGCCGTCGCCTCTCTTGCAACGAGGCTGCTCACCCTTTGCTACGGCGGCATCGTCTACCTGATCTTCTTCGGCACGTTTCTCTACGCGGTCGGCTTCGTCTCGGGGTTTGTCGTACCCAAGACCGTCGATACTGGTTCGACGTCCTCGCTGACGACGGCCCTGCTGGTCAATTTGGTGCTGATGTCGATCTTCGCCGTGCAGCACAGCGGCATGGCGCGGCAGGGCTTCAAGAAGCTGTTCGCGCGCTTCGCGTCGCCTGCGATCGAACGCTCGACCTATGTGCTGCTGGCGAGCCTTTCGCTGATCCTGCTGTTCTGGCAATGGCAGCCGATGCCCGCGGTGGTCTGGAGTATCGAGAATCCAACTCTCGCCGGCGTCGTGACCTCAGGCGGTTTTGTAGGCTGGCTCATCGTGCTCTACAGCACCTTCCTGATCAGCCATTTCGAGCTGTTCGGATTGACGCAAGTGGTCTCGCATTTTGCCGGACGCGTAGTTGAGCCCATGAAGTTCAAGACGCCGGGGCTGTATCGCCTGATCCGGCATCCGATCTATCTCGGCTTCATCATCGCCTTCTGGTGCACGCCGACCATGACGCTGGGCCATCTGCTGTTCGCTGCAGTGACGACGGCCTACATTTTCGTCGGCATCTATCTCGAAGAGCGCGATCTGGTGGCGATGTTTGGCGATCAGTATCGGCGCTATCGCGAAAAGGTGGCGATGCTGGTGCCGGGCGTTTTCTGA
- a CDS encoding winged helix-turn-helix domain-containing tetratricopeptide repeat protein, with translation MQYRFAEYEIDLSQHELRRRGEAVHIEPQVFDLIVHLVRNHDRIVSKDELIETVWNGRIVSEAALSSRINGARRALGDNGNDQLFIRTLHKRGFRFVGDVQAIDAPKADAEAARLVPDVPGNVPGRVSVSAEVSRLDDIVSESVKAEAVTRSSIAVMPFGNMSDDPENDYFSYGLTEDIIRLLARNRWLSVISRHSTIAFKGRVVDAREIGESLGVRYVLVGSVRKNRDTVRITAELVRAADGKQLWADKYDLQLEYIFDIQEEMARQIAATIEPELSKVEQQLAARKAPESLDAWDCYQRGLWNLWRFTTPGFDSAETYFQRAIAADPNFARGHGALSYVNIQRAFIDEPKDRAVRLVTALRQGRHAVALDELDCFCHCALGRALCLTHQNDEALAALDVSLELNPSFAQAYFAQGFNMLWYGREIEAETLLDRAIMLSPRDSHISAFHHVRSWAHFSLGEYDIAVEFARRATRQPNATYQAFATLAASLGLLGDRAQAESVATELLQRKPNYNTETARQEFFFCNDVGFINRFVEGLRVAGVAKA, from the coding sequence TTGCAATACCGATTTGCCGAGTATGAAATCGACCTCAGCCAGCATGAGCTGCGCCGGCGAGGCGAAGCCGTGCATATCGAACCCCAGGTATTCGATCTCATCGTTCACCTCGTGCGCAACCATGACCGGATCGTCAGCAAGGACGAGCTGATCGAGACGGTCTGGAATGGTCGGATCGTTTCCGAAGCCGCGCTCTCCAGTCGCATCAACGGCGCCCGGCGCGCGCTTGGCGACAACGGAAACGACCAGCTCTTTATTCGGACATTGCATAAGCGGGGATTCCGGTTTGTCGGCGATGTTCAGGCGATCGATGCGCCGAAAGCCGATGCGGAGGCGGCTCGGCTTGTTCCAGACGTGCCGGGCAACGTTCCAGGCCGCGTCTCGGTTTCCGCCGAAGTGTCCCGCCTCGATGATATCGTCTCGGAATCCGTAAAGGCCGAGGCCGTCACGCGATCGTCGATCGCCGTGATGCCGTTTGGTAACATGTCTGATGACCCCGAGAACGACTACTTCAGCTATGGGTTGACGGAGGACATCATTCGCCTTCTCGCCCGTAACCGGTGGCTTTCGGTCATCTCGCGACACTCGACCATTGCGTTCAAGGGACGTGTGGTTGATGCACGCGAAATCGGTGAGTCGCTGGGCGTCCGGTATGTGTTGGTCGGCAGCGTTCGGAAGAACCGCGATACTGTGCGGATAACGGCGGAACTCGTCCGCGCTGCGGATGGAAAGCAATTGTGGGCCGATAAATACGACCTGCAGCTGGAGTATATTTTCGATATCCAGGAGGAGATGGCAAGGCAGATCGCTGCAACGATCGAGCCCGAACTGTCGAAGGTCGAGCAGCAGCTCGCTGCCCGCAAGGCGCCGGAAAGCCTGGACGCCTGGGATTGCTACCAGCGCGGTTTATGGAATCTGTGGCGCTTCACCACGCCGGGATTCGACTCGGCCGAAACCTATTTTCAGCGGGCGATTGCCGCCGATCCGAATTTTGCGCGCGGCCATGGCGCTCTCAGCTACGTCAATATTCAACGCGCGTTCATTGACGAACCGAAAGATCGCGCGGTGCGGCTGGTAACGGCGTTGCGCCAGGGGCGCCATGCGGTGGCGCTCGACGAGCTCGATTGCTTCTGCCACTGCGCGCTCGGACGCGCTTTGTGCCTGACCCATCAGAACGACGAGGCGCTGGCAGCGCTCGACGTATCGCTGGAGCTCAATCCGAGCTTTGCGCAGGCCTATTTCGCTCAAGGGTTCAACATGCTGTGGTACGGACGGGAGATCGAGGCGGAGACGCTGCTCGATCGGGCAATCATGCTTAGTCCGCGCGACAGCCATATTTCTGCTTTCCACCATGTCCGCTCGTGGGCGCACTTCTCCCTGGGCGAGTATGACATAGCGGTCGAATTCGCGAGGCGGGCGACACGGCAGCCCAATGCTACCTATCAGGCGTTTGCGACACTTGCAGCGTCGCTCGGACTTCTCGGGGATCGGGCGCAGGCGGAATCGGTGGCCACGGAACTGCTGCAACGCAAGCCAAACTACAACACTGAAACGGCGCGACAGGAGTTCTTCTTCTGCAATGATGTGGGCTTCATCAATCGGTTCGTCGAAGGATTGCGTGTAGCCGGTGTTGCAAAGGCCTAG
- a CDS encoding adenylate/guanylate cyclase domain-containing protein — protein sequence MVPLLLGSATEAWFAFRDNRFDLDELLRVEARSAADRIQAFTDGIRDQLGWVVQFPWTQGEDDRRRIDGLRLLQQVPAIVSLSLIDPTGTERVFVSRVSMNRTGPGADMSADPAVVGARANGVWYGPVHYRRDSEPYMRIAVAGNRAAAGVVVADINLKLIWDIIAAIKIGDTGHALVVDDSGRLIAHPDISLVLRSGAGAADFNRLESEVSAANGSAVTTTGEDGTPVVALSVRAPNVGWTVIAQQPVLEAFESIRAALWRSLILIGLGIVFALVLAYWRACRMWGPIRQLEAGVERIGMGQLDHRITIQSRDELEQLAVRFNQMAEELAVSQQKSERINRLKQFLAPQVAELVEHSDQGLLDAQRREVVAIFGDLRGFTAFTARAEPDAILAVLRQYYEAIGTVTARHEATLIRFAGDGVMVLVNAPVACQNPAQRGVRLAIDMQAAVQSLAGAWNAAGCAMGFGVGIAMGPATVGTLGWHERLDYTAIGNVVNLASRLCDLADDAQILVDPVVTEHVRDSIALASIGERTIKGYDHALEVFAVVRTGVPMRRHTSPELDLVS from the coding sequence GTGGTGCCGCTGCTGCTCGGCTCGGCAACCGAAGCCTGGTTTGCCTTTCGTGACAATCGGTTCGATCTGGATGAGCTTCTCCGGGTCGAGGCCCGCTCGGCGGCCGATCGGATTCAGGCCTTCACCGATGGAATTCGCGATCAGCTCGGCTGGGTCGTGCAGTTTCCGTGGACGCAGGGCGAGGACGACCGGCGCCGGATCGACGGGCTGCGTCTGTTGCAGCAGGTGCCGGCGATCGTTTCGCTCTCGCTGATCGACCCGACCGGCACCGAACGCGTTTTCGTCTCCCGCGTCAGCATGAACCGAACCGGCCCTGGCGCTGATATGTCGGCCGATCCTGCCGTTGTCGGCGCACGCGCCAACGGGGTCTGGTACGGCCCGGTGCACTATCGGCGTGATTCCGAGCCTTACATGCGGATCGCCGTGGCGGGAAACCGTGCGGCCGCCGGGGTCGTCGTCGCCGACATCAACCTGAAACTGATCTGGGACATCATCGCGGCGATCAAGATCGGCGACACCGGCCACGCCCTTGTCGTCGACGATTCCGGACGGCTGATCGCCCACCCCGACATCAGCCTGGTGCTGCGCAGCGGTGCCGGGGCAGCCGATTTCAACCGGCTGGAGTCAGAAGTCAGCGCTGCGAACGGATCCGCGGTCACCACGACAGGCGAGGACGGTACGCCCGTCGTTGCACTCTCGGTGCGCGCCCCCAACGTGGGCTGGACGGTGATCGCCCAGCAGCCGGTCCTGGAGGCGTTCGAATCCATCCGCGCGGCGCTTTGGCGTTCCCTGATACTCATTGGCCTCGGAATCGTCTTCGCGCTTGTCCTAGCCTATTGGCGAGCGTGCCGCATGTGGGGACCGATCCGACAACTGGAGGCCGGCGTCGAACGGATCGGGATGGGGCAACTCGACCATCGCATCACGATCCAGAGCCGCGACGAACTGGAGCAGCTGGCGGTCCGGTTCAACCAGATGGCGGAGGAACTCGCGGTCTCGCAGCAGAAGTCCGAGCGTATCAATCGCCTGAAACAGTTCCTGGCGCCGCAGGTGGCTGAACTGGTTGAGCACTCCGATCAGGGGCTGTTGGATGCTCAGCGGCGGGAGGTGGTCGCGATTTTCGGCGATCTGCGTGGCTTCACCGCGTTTACCGCGCGTGCCGAGCCCGATGCAATTCTGGCCGTGCTGAGGCAGTACTATGAAGCCATCGGCACCGTCACGGCCCGCCATGAGGCGACCTTGATCCGCTTCGCCGGTGACGGCGTGATGGTCCTCGTCAATGCGCCCGTGGCTTGCCAGAACCCGGCGCAGCGCGGCGTTCGCCTTGCGATCGACATGCAAGCTGCCGTGCAGTCCCTGGCCGGGGCCTGGAACGCCGCTGGCTGCGCCATGGGATTCGGCGTGGGTATCGCGATGGGACCTGCAACCGTCGGAACGCTCGGCTGGCACGAACGCCTCGACTACACAGCCATCGGAAACGTGGTCAATCTTGCATCGCGGCTTTGCGATTTGGCTGATGACGCGCAGATACTGGTGGACCCGGTTGTCACCGAGCATGTCAGGGACAGTATCGCGCTTGCATCGATCGGAGAGCGGACCATCAAGGGCTACGATCATGCTCTCGAGGTTTTCGCCGTGGTCCGGACCGGAGTCCCGATGCGGCGTCACACATCGCCTGAGTTGGATCTCGTCAGCTAA
- a CDS encoding PAS domain-containing sensor histidine kinase: protein MARAHAANAYVQSDSIKGLAQSIAKPAYHRLLTAEPALRRAVPTLIIAFLITICLGAFVQVIDQSRQKRAAMKRDLSALTDLLAERLDRVAAVRQDRALNIERLQSLLPDLIPAWGVASGRHVIITGADHRILARVPVEGALGGSDRVLDVISTAQLLATPGQQGVINDMTLPNGNGAMAISKLIKSLPGQVIVIQEKNEPLWGSDAALSVTLSATTGFVVLILGFAFHWQSTRAREGDLINDAVRGRIDTALNRGRCGLWDWDLSRGRIFWSASMFTMLGLDSRNDLLTFGEVNALVKSDDIDLFEIADQMIAGKLDHIDQSFRMQHTGGHWIWLRVRCELSQTLADGGLHLIGIAVDITEQKSLAEKTVEADLRLRDAIETIPEAFVLWDAEDRLVLCNSHFQRLHKLPDTAVTPGTSYETVIEVGSMPEVRTRLQETGAQAPGARTFEAQLDDGSWLHISERRTKDGGYVSVGTDITRIKEHEQKLIENDARLRANVIDLKRSQAELADLAEKYSREKNRAEEANQAKSKFLANMSHELRTPLNAIIGFSEIMGSGMFGVLGSDKYQEYCHDILTSGKYLLEVINDILDMSKIEAGRMKLDMEPLDLSKILAESLRVVSGRAEDKNLTLDADIERTISVVADRRAVKQIFVNLLSNAVKFTPDDGRVTVRSHVLPNSIVLMIADTGIGIATASLQRLGKPFEQVESQLTKTYQGSGLGLAIARSLTSLHGGTMRLRSKLGTGTVVRIVLPREPEQPKAMAKIGAAA from the coding sequence ATGGCGCGAGCGCACGCGGCGAACGCGTACGTTCAATCCGATTCGATCAAAGGATTGGCGCAATCGATCGCGAAACCTGCCTATCACCGGCTGCTCACCGCCGAGCCGGCGCTTCGTCGCGCCGTGCCGACGCTCATCATCGCCTTCCTCATCACAATCTGCCTCGGCGCCTTCGTTCAGGTGATCGACCAGAGCCGGCAGAAGCGCGCTGCGATGAAGCGCGACCTCTCTGCGCTCACCGATCTGCTCGCCGAGCGCCTCGACCGTGTTGCCGCGGTTCGGCAGGACCGCGCCCTCAATATCGAGCGGCTGCAGAGCCTGCTGCCCGACCTGATCCCGGCCTGGGGCGTTGCCTCTGGCCGCCATGTCATCATCACCGGCGCCGATCACCGGATTCTGGCCCGCGTCCCGGTCGAGGGCGCCCTCGGCGGCAGCGACCGCGTCCTCGACGTCATCAGCACGGCGCAACTGCTCGCCACGCCCGGCCAGCAGGGCGTCATCAACGACATGACGCTGCCGAACGGCAATGGCGCCATGGCGATTTCGAAGCTGATCAAATCGCTGCCGGGCCAGGTCATCGTCATCCAGGAAAAGAACGAGCCGCTGTGGGGTTCGGATGCCGCGCTGTCGGTGACGCTGTCGGCCACTACCGGCTTCGTCGTGCTGATCCTCGGCTTCGCCTTCCACTGGCAGTCGACCCGCGCCCGCGAGGGCGATCTCATCAACGATGCAGTGCGCGGCCGGATCGACACCGCGCTCAATCGCGGCCGCTGCGGCCTGTGGGACTGGGATCTGTCGCGCGGCCGGATCTTCTGGTCGGCATCGATGTTCACGATGCTCGGCCTCGATTCCCGCAATGATCTTCTCACCTTCGGCGAAGTCAACGCGCTGGTGAAGTCCGACGACATCGACCTGTTCGAGATTGCCGACCAGATGATCGCCGGCAAGCTCGACCACATCGACCAGTCGTTCCGCATGCAGCATACCGGCGGCCACTGGATCTGGCTGCGGGTGCGCTGCGAGCTCAGCCAGACCCTGGCCGACGGCGGGCTGCATTTGATCGGCATCGCGGTCGACATCACCGAGCAGAAGAGCCTCGCCGAAAAGACCGTGGAAGCCGATCTGCGGCTGCGCGACGCGATCGAGACCATCCCGGAAGCCTTCGTGCTGTGGGACGCAGAAGACCGCCTTGTGCTCTGCAACTCGCACTTCCAGCGCCTGCACAAATTGCCCGATACGGCGGTGACCCCCGGCACGTCGTATGAGACCGTGATCGAGGTCGGCAGCATGCCGGAAGTGCGCACCAGACTGCAGGAGACCGGCGCGCAAGCGCCGGGAGCGCGCACGTTCGAGGCGCAGCTCGACGACGGAAGCTGGCTGCACATCTCCGAACGCCGCACCAAGGACGGCGGCTACGTCTCGGTCGGCACCGATATCACCCGCATCAAGGAGCACGAGCAGAAGCTGATCGAGAACGACGCCCGTCTGCGCGCCAACGTCATCGATCTGAAGCGCTCGCAGGCGGAGCTGGCTGACCTCGCCGAAAAATATTCGCGGGAGAAGAACCGCGCCGAGGAAGCCAACCAGGCCAAGTCGAAATTCCTCGCCAATATGAGCCACGAGCTGCGCACGCCGCTCAACGCCATCATCGGCTTCTCCGAGATCATGGGCAGCGGCATGTTCGGCGTGCTCGGCTCGGACAAGTATCAGGAGTACTGCCACGACATCCTGACATCAGGCAAATATCTGCTCGAAGTCATCAACGACATCCTCGACATGTCGAAGATCGAGGCCGGCCGCATGAAGCTCGACATGGAGCCGCTCGACCTGTCGAAGATCCTGGCGGAGTCGCTGCGCGTGGTCTCGGGCCGCGCCGAGGACAAGAACCTGACGCTGGACGCCGATATCGAACGCACCATCTCCGTCGTGGCCGATCGCCGTGCGGTCAAGCAGATCTTCGTCAACCTGCTCTCCAATGCCGTCAAGTTCACCCCCGACGACGGCAGGGTCACGGTGCGCAGCCACGTACTGCCCAATTCGATCGTGCTGATGATCGCCGATACCGGCATCGGCATCGCGACGGCCTCGCTGCAGCGGCTGGGCAAGCCGTTCGAGCAGGTCGAGAGCCAGCTCACCAAGACCTACCAGGGCTCGGGCCTTGGCCTTGCCATCGCCCGCTCGCTGACCAGCCTGCATGGCGGAACGATGCGGCTGCGCTCGAAGCTCGGCACCGGCACCGTGGTGCGCATCGTGCTGCCACGCGAACCCGAGCAGCCGAAGGCAATGGCAAAGATCGGGGCCGCCGCCTGA
- a CDS encoding DUF4394 domain-containing protein codes for MNYRSIFAASAALLLSSAAANAAQVAALIGGDTIAMVDTAQKKATGSVKVTGISGALVGIDVRPADGLLYGLVDDGTIVTIAMDGKATMKSKLDTMLAKGVAATVDFNPVADRLRVMGADGMNLRANVDDGKVTKDGDHKFADSDMHKGEKPNIVAGAYTNSVKGAKETALFDIDGTIGGLIKQAPPNDGVLGAIGKLGVKADAVAFDIWSDGAGKNEAWLMAGGTLYSVDLATGKATEAAKIAGVNGTVKDIAIMGM; via the coding sequence ATGAACTATCGTTCGATTTTCGCCGCCTCGGCCGCATTATTGCTGTCATCCGCAGCCGCCAACGCCGCGCAGGTCGCAGCCCTGATCGGCGGCGATACCATTGCGATGGTCGATACCGCGCAGAAGAAGGCGACCGGGTCCGTCAAGGTAACCGGCATTTCCGGTGCATTGGTCGGCATCGACGTGCGTCCGGCCGACGGCTTGCTCTATGGATTGGTCGACGATGGCACCATTGTGACCATCGCAATGGACGGCAAGGCCACGATGAAATCGAAGCTCGACACCATGCTTGCCAAGGGCGTGGCCGCGACGGTCGATTTCAATCCGGTGGCGGATCGCCTGCGCGTGATGGGTGCGGACGGGATGAATCTGCGGGCCAATGTCGATGACGGCAAGGTGACCAAGGACGGCGACCACAAGTTTGCCGACAGCGACATGCACAAGGGCGAGAAGCCGAACATCGTCGCCGGCGCCTATACCAATTCGGTGAAGGGCGCAAAGGAGACCGCGCTGTTCGATATCGACGGCACCATCGGCGGCTTGATCAAGCAGGCGCCGCCGAATGACGGCGTGCTCGGTGCGATCGGCAAGCTCGGGGTCAAGGCGGATGCCGTCGCGTTTGATATCTGGTCCGATGGCGCCGGCAAGAACGAGGCCTGGCTGATGGCGGGCGGCACGCTCTACAGCGTAGACCTCGCTACCGGAAAGGCGACCGAGGCCGCCAAGATCGCCGGCGTCAACGGCACGGTGAAGGACATTGCCATCATGGGAATGTAG
- a CDS encoding ABC transporter substrate-binding protein, with the protein MQVIFVGMKRREFMALAGAAMAWPVTAFAQDSAKVYRIFWVSIQSQPDPFLDGFREGLRARGYIEGRNLTLELHFGNPQALREVVAELRRGNIDLAVSSGPATRALTEVKDIPVLFALSGDPVALGLVSSLGQPGGNFTGSTFLSLELAGKRVELLKEVVPTLRRLAVFSNSNHPGEQSEWRATREAATKLGIETVYVPFAGPNELDSGLAAAGKARADALLVFPDVLTMVHRNKIAQFAIAHRLPSMFGWSEYCEAGGMLSYGANQRATYFGLATYADRILRGEKPANLPVVQPTKFELVVNLRTAEQLGIDLDKSSVLFRANRVIE; encoded by the coding sequence ATGCAGGTCATATTCGTCGGCATGAAACGACGAGAATTCATGGCGCTTGCGGGTGCTGCGATGGCCTGGCCGGTCACCGCATTCGCTCAGGATTCGGCAAAAGTTTATCGTATTTTCTGGGTTTCCATCCAATCCCAGCCCGACCCGTTTCTGGATGGGTTCAGGGAGGGATTGCGGGCGCGCGGTTACATCGAGGGCAGGAACCTCACCCTCGAACTTCACTTCGGCAATCCCCAGGCGCTGCGCGAGGTGGTCGCCGAGCTGAGGCGCGGCAACATCGATCTTGCGGTATCTAGCGGTCCTGCGACGCGTGCGCTGACGGAGGTCAAGGACATTCCCGTCCTGTTTGCCCTCAGCGGTGATCCGGTGGCGTTGGGCCTCGTCAGCAGTCTTGGTCAGCCCGGCGGCAATTTCACCGGCTCGACGTTCCTGTCGCTTGAACTGGCGGGGAAGAGGGTTGAGCTGCTCAAGGAGGTCGTGCCGACCCTGCGCAGGCTTGCCGTGTTTTCGAACAGCAACCATCCGGGAGAGCAATCGGAGTGGCGTGCGACCAGGGAGGCCGCGACCAAGCTGGGCATTGAAACGGTTTATGTTCCCTTCGCCGGTCCGAACGAACTGGACAGCGGGCTTGCCGCGGCGGGTAAGGCGCGTGCGGACGCCTTGCTGGTGTTCCCGGATGTTCTCACGATGGTACATCGGAACAAGATTGCCCAATTCGCCATCGCGCATCGGCTGCCGTCGATGTTCGGCTGGAGCGAATATTGTGAGGCTGGCGGAATGCTGAGCTATGGGGCCAACCAGCGCGCGACCTATTTTGGGCTCGCGACCTACGCCGATCGGATCTTGCGCGGCGAGAAGCCGGCCAATCTTCCCGTCGTGCAACCCACGAAGTTCGAACTGGTCGTCAATCTCAGGACGGCCGAACAACTCGGCATTGACCTCGACAAATCGTCCGTCCTGTTTCGCGCCAACAGGGTGATCGAATGA
- a CDS encoding metal-dependent phosphohydrolase — protein MITIPELVAQALGSFLASDTRSRFGSSQARLAEYLPYAARLTLECIGNSDALYHNIEHTMLVTLAGHDILMGRTMLRTTTPDDYTNFILACLTHDIGYVRGIVQGDDGDSYVADLGGRTIRLPRGSSDAALGPYHVDRSKLFVFERLDGTDEVDASRIAKAIEYTRFPYVASSSNDELNEEEGLLLRAADLIGQLGDPNYLKKANALFYEFEEVGMNKTLGYETPADVVYKYPQFYWNNVAPQIQTAIRYLNVTSSGRQWIANLHSNVFRAEREMNLSGPQP, from the coding sequence ATGATCACAATCCCGGAACTGGTTGCGCAGGCCCTGGGATCGTTCCTGGCCTCGGATACCAGAAGCAGATTCGGCTCCTCCCAAGCCCGGCTGGCTGAATATCTCCCCTATGCAGCCAGGCTCACATTGGAATGCATCGGCAACAGCGACGCCCTGTATCACAACATCGAACACACCATGCTCGTGACCCTTGCGGGCCACGACATCCTCATGGGCCGGACGATGCTGCGGACAACGACACCGGACGATTACACCAATTTCATCCTGGCGTGCCTCACCCACGACATCGGATATGTTCGCGGAATTGTCCAGGGAGATGACGGGGACTCCTATGTCGCAGATCTCGGCGGCCGTACCATTCGCCTGCCACGCGGTTCATCCGATGCCGCGCTGGGGCCGTACCATGTGGACCGCTCGAAGCTGTTCGTCTTCGAGCGGCTCGACGGTACCGACGAAGTTGATGCGAGCCGGATCGCCAAGGCAATCGAGTACACGCGATTCCCCTATGTTGCCTCATCGTCAAACGACGAACTGAACGAAGAAGAGGGCCTGTTGCTGCGCGCGGCCGACCTCATCGGGCAGCTCGGCGACCCCAACTACCTGAAGAAAGCGAATGCCCTGTTCTACGAATTTGAAGAAGTCGGCATGAACAAAACGCTCGGCTACGAGACGCCGGCAGACGTCGTTTACAAATATCCGCAATTCTACTGGAACAACGTCGCTCCGCAGATCCAGACGGCAATACGCTATCTCAATGTCACCTCAAGTGGACGTCAATGGATCGCAAACCTGCACAGCAATGTTTTCCGGGCCGAGCGTGAAATGAACTTGTCCGGCCCGCAGCCGTGA
- a CDS encoding LysR family transcriptional regulator has protein sequence MIDKLELLLALAKERHFGRAAEACGVTQPTMSTSLKQLEEILGVMLVQRGSRFQGFTPEGERTLDWARRIVGDARAMRQEINSLKDKLSGEIRIAAIPTVLGMVAQLTTPYRARYPDVRFRIQSCTSADVLGLLENLEVDAGLTYIENEPIGKVRTIPLYNESYRLLTAPDAMFGDRDRVTWKEVGQVPLCLLTPDMQNRRIIDRALASVGAEATPTLTSNSLLVLYTHVKTGRWASVMPAKLAETLGLSDSVRSIPIVDPVVDYSIGLVVPQRDPMTPLIAALVQVAREVAPTLE, from the coding sequence TTGATCGACAAGCTTGAACTTCTGCTCGCGCTCGCCAAGGAGCGGCATTTCGGACGGGCTGCGGAAGCTTGCGGCGTCACGCAGCCGACCATGTCGACCAGCCTGAAGCAGCTCGAGGAGATCCTGGGCGTCATGCTGGTGCAGCGCGGCTCGCGCTTCCAGGGCTTCACGCCGGAAGGCGAGCGCACGCTCGACTGGGCGCGGCGCATTGTCGGCGATGCCCGGGCGATGCGGCAGGAGATCAACAGCCTCAAGGACAAGCTCTCCGGCGAGATCCGGATCGCCGCGATCCCGACCGTGCTCGGCATGGTGGCGCAGCTTACGACACCGTACCGCGCGCGCTATCCCGACGTGCGCTTTCGGATCCAGTCCTGCACCTCGGCCGACGTGCTGGGCCTGTTGGAAAATCTCGAGGTCGATGCCGGGCTGACCTATATCGAGAACGAGCCGATCGGCAAGGTCCGCACCATTCCGCTCTACAACGAGAGCTATCGCCTGCTGACGGCGCCCGATGCCATGTTCGGCGATCGCGACCGGGTCACCTGGAAGGAGGTCGGGCAAGTGCCGCTGTGCCTGTTGACGCCGGACATGCAGAACCGCCGCATCATCGATCGCGCGCTGGCCTCCGTCGGCGCCGAGGCGACGCCGACGCTGACCTCGAACTCGCTGCTGGTGCTCTACACGCATGTGAAGACCGGGCGCTGGGCGAGCGTGATGCCCGCCAAGCTCGCGGAGACGCTGGGGCTGTCGGACTCCGTGCGCAGCATTCCGATCGTCGATCCCGTCGTCGACTACAGCATCGGCCTCGTGGTCCCGCAGCGCGACCCGATGACGCCGCTGATCGCGGCGCTGGTGCAGGTCGCCCGCGAGGTGGCGCCGACGCTGGAGTAG